One genomic window of Clostridium taeniosporum includes the following:
- a CDS encoding glycosyltransferase, whose amino-acid sequence MKKILFVASTLSHIENFHIPYLKEFKEKGYSVHVIGRVNNKSHIPYVDKIIPIEFEKSIFSIKNFYNSIKIRKILKNENYNIVNLHTTLAAFFTRLSVMMLCKKPELIINTVHGYLFDDNIQFIKKATMLSAEKFVKSVTDTIIVMNSIDYNIAKKYNLFKKNIYLIKGMGVNIKNFPSISIEKKLLIRKENNFSYKDFILIYVAEFSKRKNQIFLLNSLKKLIDDGVKDIKLLLLGDGQMLDEMKNYSKKLDINDNVIFTGYTKKTCMYYQLSDVCVSPSRIEGLPFNIVEAMSVGLPIIASDIKGHNDLVKPNENGYLFKYNNINEFCNYIKKLYSDKNLQYIMKIKSSKYAKKYSIDNVLYNTVDIICNEYKSHI is encoded by the coding sequence ATGAAAAAAATACTTTTTGTAGCTTCTACTTTATCTCATATAGAAAATTTTCATATTCCTTATTTAAAAGAATTCAAAGAAAAAGGATATTCAGTTCATGTTATAGGGAGGGTAAACAATAAATCGCATATTCCTTATGTTGATAAAATAATACCAATTGAATTTGAAAAAAGCATATTTTCAATAAAAAATTTCTATAATTCAATTAAAATAAGGAAAATTCTAAAAAACGAAAATTATAATATAGTAAATTTACATACTACTTTAGCTGCATTTTTTACTAGGCTCTCTGTAATGATGCTATGTAAAAAACCAGAACTAATTATAAATACTGTACATGGATACTTATTCGATGATAATATACAATTTATAAAAAAAGCAACCATGCTTTCAGCTGAAAAGTTTGTAAAATCTGTTACTGATACCATAATAGTAATGAATTCAATAGACTATAATATTGCAAAAAAATACAATTTATTTAAAAAGAATATTTATTTAATAAAAGGCATGGGTGTTAATATTAAAAATTTTCCATCAATAAGTATAGAAAAAAAGTTATTGATTAGAAAAGAAAATAATTTTTCTTATAAAGATTTTATTTTAATATATGTGGCTGAATTTTCAAAACGTAAAAATCAAATATTTTTACTAAATTCATTAAAAAAATTAATAGATGATGGTGTCAAAGATATTAAATTATTATTACTTGGTGATGGACAAATGCTTGATGAAATGAAAAATTATTCAAAAAAGTTAGATATTAATGATAATGTGATTTTTACAGGATATACAAAAAAAACTTGTATGTATTATCAACTTTCAGATGTATGCGTTTCTCCAAGCAGAATAGAAGGTCTTCCTTTTAATATTGTTGAAGCAATGTCTGTTGGATTACCAATAATAGCATCAGATATTAAAGGTCATAATGATTTAGTTAAGCCCAATGAAAATGGTTATTTATTTAAATATAATAATATAAATGAATTTTGCAACTATATAAAAAAATTATATTCAGATAAAAATTTGCAATATATCATGAAAATTAAAAGTTCAAAATATGCAAAAAAATATTCTATAGATAATGTTTTATATAATACAGTTGATATCATTTGTAATGAATATAAATCTCATATTTAA
- a CDS encoding type II toxin-antitoxin system PemK/MazF family toxin, with translation MQYNPKQGDIIFLTFDPQVGHEQRGRRLALVVSNNTFNSFTSIAVVCPITNTNRYIPIHVPLDERTKTTGVVMCDQVKSLDIKMRNAEFVERVPQDILAEVIDIIVGFVEFE, from the coding sequence ATGCAGTATAATCCAAAGCAAGGTGATATTATATTCTTAACCTTTGATCCACAAGTTGGCCATGAACAAAGAGGAAGAAGACTAGCACTTGTTGTTAGTAATAATACTTTTAATAGTTTTACAAGTATAGCTGTTGTTTGTCCTATTACTAATACAAATAGATATATACCAATTCATGTACCACTAGATGAGAGAACTAAAACTACAGGTGTTGTAATGTGTGATCAAGTTAAATCATTAGATATAAAAATGAGAAATGCAGAGTTTGTAGAAAGAGTGCCACAAGATATTTTGGCAGAAGTTATTGATATAATAGTTGGATTTGTTGAATTTGAATAA